A genomic window from Cloacibacillus evryensis DSM 19522 includes:
- a CDS encoding metallophosphoesterase, with amino-acid sequence MKMATLRIPPNIPKPTLQEMRECPIIKQFDDLGIWFGINPPCIDAKEMVLHLSDTPYTIYPYLRRALHRLRPAWIVHTGDFVDNVKLEQRPGMLDLYQKRVKDFLSIFEEEDYGAILVTGNHDHVPTLLEEPHSASVQVWTGPGRFSLGQFSFSAGHTYEDVSGEPAQYNLYGHNLEHTSGCTGEGRMYLNGLQSMYLIHIHTGEVTSIPYPPGTDSARLQRKRVSL; translated from the coding sequence ATGAAGATGGCGACACTGCGCATACCACCGAATATCCCCAAGCCGACGCTCCAGGAGATGCGGGAGTGCCCGATCATCAAGCAGTTTGACGACCTCGGCATCTGGTTCGGCATCAATCCGCCCTGTATCGACGCCAAGGAGATGGTGCTGCATCTATCCGACACCCCCTACACCATATATCCTTACCTGCGGCGGGCGCTGCACCGGCTGAGGCCGGCCTGGATCGTCCACACGGGTGATTTTGTGGACAACGTAAAGCTCGAGCAGCGTCCCGGGATGCTCGACCTGTATCAGAAAAGGGTGAAGGATTTTCTCTCCATCTTTGAAGAGGAGGATTACGGGGCGATCCTCGTCACAGGCAACCATGACCACGTCCCTACCCTGCTCGAGGAGCCGCACAGCGCCTCGGTTCAGGTCTGGACCGGCCCGGGACGCTTCTCGCTCGGACAGTTCAGCTTCAGCGCGGGGCACACCTACGAGGATGTGAGCGGCGAACCGGCACAGTACAATTTATACGGGCATAATCTCGAACATACCTCCGGCTGTACCGGGGAGGGGCGGATGTATCTCAACGGCCTGCAGTCGATGTACCTGATCCACATACACACCGGAGAGGTGACCTCCATCCCCTATCCGCCGGGAACGGACAGCGCGCGGCTCCAGCGCAAGCGCGTCTCATTATA